In the Bacillus amyloliquefaciens DSM 7 = ATCC 23350 genome, AGGCCTTCAATTGTCGTAATTTCCCTTCCTTCACCTTCTGCCGCAAGCATTAAACAAGATTTCATCGGTATCCCATCCATTAAAACCGTACAGGCGCCGCAATCACCATTTAAGCAGCCTGGCTTTGAACCAGTTAACCCAAGACGAAGACGAAGGGCATATAACAAAGTATCGGCCGGTCTGACAGTAATCTGTCTTTCCTGGCCATTTACTTTCAATGTAATAGGATCAGACATGTGGACCTCCTTCTAATTCATATAAGGCATCTAAGATTGTATGCTGTAAAACAAATATTCGATAGTCGCTTGAGCCTTCTGCGCCATCAAGAATAGGTTTCGGCAGATACTGTAAAGACCTGCGTACCCTTTCTTCTAATGAGCAGCTTTTATCGTTAAACATAGCCTCCATTTCAACAGAACGAAAAGGAAATGGACATACGCCGCTAAAGGCCATTCTAATCTTTTCATCTTTTTTCAGTGCACAAACTGTCACCAATGGATATCCGACATTCCACTGCTGTCTTCTTTTTATACTGACAAATGGCAAGTCTGTATACGTCCGGTCTATAACGATATGAAATAAAAAATCTCCTTTTTGCAGTTGTATTTCCCTGTTAAATATTTTATTTATAGAATGGTAATGAAGCCCCGCTCTCCCTGCAATCCCTATCAAACTATCCGAAATCAGCAACGGCAGCACGGCCTCACGGTAATAGATGCTCCCGCAAATATTTCCGCCCAGACTGATTTTATTTCGAGTCGTCCGATCCGCAATTTCACTCACTGTTTTACTTAATAACGGGAATGGATTTTCTTCCTCCACTTTCGTTAATGACACACCCGCTCCGATTACCAGATCATTTTCATAAAAACCAATGGTATGAAATCCCGGAAGTGCGTTAATATCTATCACCGCATCCGTATAGATGAGATTCAGCCTTCCTAACGTTATAATTTCTGTACCGCCGGAATAATACATTGGTGTTTTCTTTTCGGCCGCAAGAGAGTGAAATAGATTAGTTGTTTCTTGAATGGTCTTCGGTTTAAAATAGTCAAAATCAAACGGTATCATCTTTCCACCCCATTTGCGTCCTCCATAATTGTTCGGGAATGAGAGGGAGCTGATTCAATTGGACACCTAAAGCGGCAGAAAGGCAATTTCCTAATGCTGCCGGCATCCCCAACAGTCCATGTTCCCCTGCGCCGCGTGCTCCATAAGGCGCAATAACATGCGGGGTTTCAACAAATTCAATGATATATTCAGGCTGCTCTCCATAGTGAAGGGGTCTGTATGTTCTAAGTTGAGGATTTAATACTCTTCCATATGGATCAAAATCAAAGGTTTCTCTTCCTCCAAATGCGATTCCCATACTCATCCCCCCCATCACTTGACCCAATGCAGCTTTTTCATTCAATACAGTTCCTATATCCACAACAGAATAAGCTTTTGTAATTCGATACGTATAATCCCGTTTATCCAGCTCAACTTCAATTCCCTGAGCACCTACAGCCCACTCGGGTCCCGGCTTTCCTTTTCCGGTTTCCGGGTCTAAATTCGTCATCCGGGTTAATGTGTAGCTGCCGCTCGCCATAATTTGCCCGCCAATGGTATTTCCATTTGGAAACGTATATCCGTAAGCGATGTCTTTTATGTCAACATACACATTCGGATTATCTAAAAAATAAACCTTTCCATCAGCCACTTCTAATTCCTCGACAGGAACTCTTAAAACACATGATGCCACGGCCTTAAGCTTTCGAATGGCTTCCTCCGCCGCATTCAGTACGGCTCTTCCTCCCATTAAAGTCCCTCTGCTGCCTACGGTTTTCCAGTGCTCAGGTGTTGTTTGTGTATCTATAAGCATTTTTACGTGAATTTTACTTATATCCATTTTCATTCGTTCCGCTAAGATTTGGGCTAACACTGTTTTTGTCCCTGTGCCAATTTCCACTACCCCTGACATCAAATTAATGCTTCCGTCAGGATTAAAGGTTAAAATAACCCCTGAAGTTGCATTTGTATCAAATGTTGACGTTTTCCAAATACAGCTGATCCCCTTTGCCCGTATCTTCCGATCATCGATTTCAATTCTCTGTCCCTCATCCCAATTCATTAATTCCTTCAATCTTTCAATACATTTTGGTACATTTCCGACCGTGCTTGAATTGAGAAGAACTTGAGTAGGGGTCGTATCACCGGGACGAATGGCATTTTTATAGCGGAGTTCCAACGGGTCCATATTCAGCTTTTCCGCCAATACATCCATTGTTCGCTCAAAGGCAAATAAAACTTCAGCATGACTGTAGCCTCTATATGCACTGAGATATGGATGATTCGTATACATACAATATGAATCACACCATACATGGTCGATTGCGTATGGACCCGTACAATCAACCACTGCGGCTCGACTGACGTCAACTCCTTTATCAGAGTATGCTCCGCTATCAAATAAAAACTGAATGTCTGCCGCCTTTAAGATTCCATCCTTTGTTGCGCCTAATTTTACAATGGCATCCAATCCTATATGAGCAGGAGACGTAATCATATCCTCTTCTCTCGAATTAAATAATTTTACGGCCCGGCCTCCAGCCGCTTTTGATGCCAAATAGGCAATAACCTCTAACTGAACCGCTGATTTTCCCCCGTATGCCCCTCCTACTAAAGGTGTTTTGACGATAACCTTTCCGGGTTCTATTCCAAAATACCACTGCATTAATTTTTTAATGGCAAAAGGAGCTTGAGAGGATGTTGTAATGATAATGTCCCCATCAGCTTGAATTTCAGCAATCGAGCATCTTGTTTCCATAGCAGCGTGATCAGAGGGATTAAAGG is a window encoding:
- a CDS encoding xanthine dehydrogenase family protein molybdopterin-binding subunit — encoded protein: MGYIGKSVIRKEALEKVTGKAKYTDDFQETGALHAKMLISPYAHADIASIDFSEAWKIPGVIAILGDEPFPLVGEEIKDRSPIAYKKVRYHGEPVAVVVAENPIIAKKAVHAIKVSYQPLPVVNSPREAFQKDAPLVHEHLDRYEKKEGVYPVPKTNIANLDKVRKGNIEVGFRESHVTAEFNISFNPSDHAAMETRCSIAEIQADGDIIITTSSQAPFAIKKLMQWYFGIEPGKVIVKTPLVGGAYGGKSAVQLEVIAYLASKAAGGRAVKLFNSREEDMITSPAHIGLDAIVKLGATKDGILKAADIQFLFDSGAYSDKGVDVSRAAVVDCTGPYAIDHVWCDSYCMYTNHPYLSAYRGYSHAEVLFAFERTMDVLAEKLNMDPLELRYKNAIRPGDTTPTQVLLNSSTVGNVPKCIERLKELMNWDEGQRIEIDDRKIRAKGISCIWKTSTFDTNATSGVILTFNPDGSINLMSGVVEIGTGTKTVLAQILAERMKMDISKIHVKMLIDTQTTPEHWKTVGSRGTLMGGRAVLNAAEEAIRKLKAVASCVLRVPVEELEVADGKVYFLDNPNVYVDIKDIAYGYTFPNGNTIGGQIMASGSYTLTRMTNLDPETGKGKPGPEWAVGAQGIEVELDKRDYTYRITKAYSVVDIGTVLNEKAALGQVMGGMSMGIAFGGRETFDFDPYGRVLNPQLRTYRPLHYGEQPEYIIEFVETPHVIAPYGARGAGEHGLLGMPAALGNCLSAALGVQLNQLPLIPEQLWRTQMGWKDDTV
- a CDS encoding FAD binding domain-containing protein is translated as MIPFDFDYFKPKTIQETTNLFHSLAAEKKTPMYYSGGTEIITLGRLNLIYTDAVIDINALPGFHTIGFYENDLVIGAGVSLTKVEEENPFPLLSKTVSEIADRTTRNKISLGGNICGSIYYREAVLPLLISDSLIGIAGRAGLHYHSINKIFNREIQLQKGDFLFHIVIDRTYTDLPFVSIKRRQQWNVGYPLVTVCALKKDEKIRMAFSGVCPFPFRSVEMEAMFNDKSCSLEERVRRSLQYLPKPILDGAEGSSDYRIFVLQHTILDALYELEGGPHV